The proteins below come from a single Tigriopus californicus strain San Diego chromosome 3, Tcal_SD_v2.1, whole genome shotgun sequence genomic window:
- the LOC131878298 gene encoding uncharacterized protein LOC131878298 has translation MSATKLAADQILVEGKVYSSTKLADLHPGGPLFLRAFSGRDATQAFLSYHRRTFPHSRVKEAFEHHHPDVVYDPATNADYLELCERIDKVIPRMKSFAPWSYFIKATLIWSTAIGLEIHMHYNARYPWFETALLGFFFALMGLNVQHDANHGSLSRKPWVNRFWGLAQNWYGGSSVSWIHQHVVQHHIHTNDVFLDPDIEGKSPILRLNPNQPLLKAYAFQHVHYFLLILVFGYNIIYQAVTTVLEFANKAPFSVLLRPYILGEHIWNVFFVVRWFLLPMVLAPSLWTPLTIMPMFMVFGTYLSFFFHISHNFDGVEQLEDTSSKNSFLYNQLITSSNVCGAKLCFLNGGLNYQIEHHLFPRMHHSHYPTVAPHVRNFCEEKGLPYHHFPTIRENLSSCINHLSDFGRKEVPRAAEKLDIAKRIVRNIS, from the exons ATGTCCGCTACAAAATTAGCTGCGGATCAAATCTTGGTCGAGGGGAAGGTTTACTCTTCGACTAAATTGGCTGACCTTCATCCGGGTGGGCCTTTGTTCTTGCGGGCCTTCTCGGGTCGTGATGCCACCCAAGCCTTTCTTTCTTACCATCGAAGGACGTTCCCCCATTCTCGCGTCAAAGAGGCTTTTGAACATCATCATCCGGACGTGGTTTATGATCCAGCTACCAATGCCGATTACTTGGAGCTCTGCGAGCGGATTGACAAGGTCATTCCACGAATGAAGTCGTTCGCTCCATGGAGCTATTTTATCAAAGCCACACTCATTTGGAGCACGGCGATCGGTCTGGAAATCCATATGCATTACAACGCGCGATATCCTTGGTTCGAAACTGCTCTCCTGGGCTTCTTTTTTGCCTTGATGGGCTTGAACGTTCAACACGATGCTAATCATGGATCGCTCTCAAGAAAGCCGTGGGTGAATCGATTTTGGG GATTGGCTCAGAATTGGTATGGTGGCAGTTCCGTGTCTTGGATTCATCAACACGTGGTTCAACATCATATTCACACGAATGACGTTTTTCTTGATCCGGACATCGAAGGCAAATCACCCATCCTTCGGCTCAACCCTAATCAACCCCTTCTCAAGGCGTATGCCTTTCAGCATGTGCATTATTTCTTGTTAATCCTGGTTTTTGGGTATAATATCATCTATCAAGCTGTCACCACTGTCTTGGAATTCGCCAACAAAGCTCCTTTCTCAGTGTTACTTCGGCCTTATATTTTGGGCGAACACATTTGGAACGTCTTCTTTGTGGTACGATGGTTTTTGCTACCGATGGTACTAGCACCCAGTTTGTGGACACCATTGACCATTATGCCCATGTTTATGGTCTTTGGCACGTATTTGTCGTTCTTTTTTCATATCAGCCACAATTTTGATGGGGTTGAACAACTCGAGGATACGTCGTCCAAAAACTCATTCCTCTACAATCAG CTCATCACTTCGTCCAACGTTTGTGGGGCAAAGCTTTGTTTCCTTAATGGAGGTCTCAATTACCAGATCGAGCACCATCTCTTCCCAAGAATGCACCATAGCCATTACCCAACTGTGGCACCTCATGTTAGAAATTTTTGCGAGGAAAAAGGATTGCCTTATCATCACTTCCCGACAATTCGCGAAAATCTAAGCTCATGCATTAATCATCTCTCCGACTTTGGACGGAAAGAAGTTCCTAGAGCGGCTGAGAAGCTCGACATTGCCAAACGAATTGTCAGAAACATTTCCTAA